One Halosegnis longus DNA window includes the following coding sequences:
- a CDS encoding ribosome biogenesis/translation initiation ATPase RLI, with the protein MAGDSIAVVDLDRCQPDRCNYECMNYCPPNRTGKECIVERGDHFGEDEPHEGGDDQILISEEICLGESCGICVEKCPFDAIEIINLPQELDENPTHRYGENAFGLYGLPAPESGTVTGILGPNGIGKTTAVRILAGEIEPNLGRHADAPSWDEVMDAYRGTELQSYLAELREGDVTVARKPQYVDKIPNSFSGITRELIEGVDERGVADEITERLDIRPVLDQPIDTLSGGELQRVALAATLVRDADFYFLDEITPYLDIGQRVTASRLIQDLAADGDRSMLVVEHDLAVLDLLADSIHVAYGEPSAYGVITDPKSTKSGINEYLSGYLDNENMRIRQEAIEFEQHAPRVASNTDTLVEYPALSKSYGEGEFSLDIEAGEIRNNEVLGIVGPNGIGKSTFAKMLAGKLDPDEGSLDTTLDISYKPQYVDIDQPMRVDAFLSSITDQFGSSYWETEIAQPLQLQRIMEQNLTDLSGGERQRVAIAACLSKDADLYLLDEPSAHLDVEQRVLATRAIRRYTENHKATAMVIDHDIYMIDLLADRLQVFDGQPAEHGHAGQPVGMREGMNEFLANLDVTFRRDQRTGRPRINKPGSQKDREQKNAGEYYYAPADDE; encoded by the coding sequence ATGGCCGGCGATTCCATCGCAGTCGTCGACTTAGACCGGTGTCAGCCCGACCGGTGTAACTACGAGTGCATGAACTACTGCCCGCCGAACCGGACGGGTAAGGAGTGTATCGTCGAGCGCGGCGACCACTTCGGCGAGGACGAACCCCACGAGGGCGGCGACGACCAGATACTCATCTCCGAGGAGATCTGTCTGGGCGAAAGCTGCGGTATCTGCGTCGAGAAATGCCCGTTCGACGCCATCGAGATTATCAATCTCCCGCAGGAACTCGACGAGAATCCGACTCACCGCTACGGCGAGAACGCGTTCGGGCTTTACGGGCTACCCGCGCCGGAATCGGGCACCGTCACCGGCATCCTCGGCCCGAACGGCATCGGGAAGACGACGGCCGTCCGCATCCTCGCGGGCGAAATCGAGCCGAACCTCGGTCGCCACGCCGACGCCCCGTCGTGGGACGAGGTGATGGACGCGTACCGCGGCACCGAACTCCAGTCGTATCTCGCCGAGCTGCGCGAGGGAGACGTGACCGTCGCGCGCAAGCCCCAGTACGTCGACAAGATTCCAAACAGCTTCTCGGGTATCACCCGAGAGCTCATCGAGGGCGTCGACGAGCGCGGCGTCGCCGACGAGATTACCGAGCGACTCGACATCCGGCCGGTGCTCGACCAGCCGATTGATACGCTCTCCGGCGGGGAGCTACAGCGAGTCGCGCTCGCGGCGACGCTCGTGCGCGATGCCGACTTCTACTTCCTCGATGAGATTACGCCGTATCTCGACATCGGCCAGCGCGTCACCGCCTCGCGGCTCATCCAAGACCTTGCGGCCGACGGCGACCGCTCCATGCTCGTCGTGGAACACGACCTCGCCGTGCTCGATCTGTTGGCGGACTCGATTCACGTCGCCTACGGCGAACCGTCCGCCTACGGTGTCATCACCGACCCCAAGAGCACGAAAAGCGGCATCAACGAGTATCTCTCCGGCTATCTCGACAACGAGAACATGCGAATCCGACAGGAGGCAATCGAGTTCGAGCAACACGCGCCACGCGTGGCCTCCAACACCGACACGCTCGTCGAGTATCCCGCCCTCTCGAAATCCTACGGCGAGGGCGAGTTCTCGCTCGACATCGAGGCCGGCGAGATTCGCAACAACGAGGTGTTGGGTATCGTCGGGCCGAACGGTATCGGGAAGTCGACGTTCGCGAAGATGCTCGCCGGCAAGCTCGACCCCGACGAGGGGAGTCTCGACACGACGCTCGACATCTCCTACAAGCCGCAGTACGTCGACATCGACCAGCCGATGCGCGTCGACGCGTTCCTGTCCTCGATTACCGACCAGTTCGGCTCCTCCTACTGGGAGACGGAAATCGCCCAGCCGCTCCAGCTCCAGCGGATTATGGAGCAGAACCTCACCGACCTCTCGGGCGGCGAGCGACAACGCGTCGCCATCGCGGCGTGTCTCTCGAAGGACGCCGACCTGTATCTGCTCGACGAGCCGTCGGCCCACCTCGACGTGGAACAGCGGGTGCTCGCCACCCGCGCAATCCGTCGGTACACGGAGAATCACAAGGCGACCGCGATGGTCATCGACCACGACATCTACATGATCGACCTGCTCGCCGACCGCCTGCAGGTGTTCGACGGCCAGCCGGCGGAACACGGCCACGCCGGCCAGCCGGTCGGGATGCGCGAGGGGATGAACGAGTTCCTCGCGAATCTCGACGTGACGTTCCGGCGCGACCAGCGCACCGGTCGCCCGCGCATCAACAAACCCGGCTCGCAGAAGGACCGCGAGCAGAAGAACGCCGGCGAGTACTACTACGCGCCGGCCGACGACGAGTAA
- a CDS encoding PHP domain-containing protein, which produces MRCDYHTHTTYSDGSFLGWMVGAAENAGLDAIGIADHCIVSTREEPRHQRENMGFNLDVTYERRKAAIDAMNERRDIEIIDGVEMDFHPDDETEIAAFLDEVGFEYAVGSVHEVDGTNVHFEDHFAEQSAAARRDHVATYFDRLVALIESELFDIAAHVDLVERNSTLRGLATDEQYRRVAEAFTDSRTVPELNAGRVLSEYGEVHPTPQFMEVLREEGVEFVFGTDAHDPSEIEPRKEELEKFAATHGVETTTLSL; this is translated from the coding sequence ATGCGCTGTGATTATCACACTCACACGACCTACTCGGACGGCTCGTTCCTCGGGTGGATGGTCGGGGCCGCCGAGAACGCCGGGCTCGACGCGATCGGTATCGCCGACCACTGTATCGTCTCCACGCGCGAGGAGCCGCGCCACCAGCGCGAGAACATGGGCTTCAACCTCGACGTGACCTACGAGCGTCGCAAAGCCGCAATCGACGCGATGAACGAGCGCCGCGACATCGAAATCATCGACGGCGTCGAGATGGATTTCCACCCCGACGACGAGACGGAAATCGCGGCCTTCCTCGACGAGGTCGGCTTCGAGTACGCCGTCGGCAGCGTCCACGAGGTTGACGGCACGAACGTCCACTTCGAGGACCACTTCGCCGAGCAGTCGGCAGCCGCACGCCGCGACCACGTCGCCACCTACTTCGACCGGCTGGTCGCGCTCATCGAATCGGAGCTGTTCGACATCGCCGCCCACGTCGACCTCGTGGAGCGCAACAGCACGCTCCGCGGGCTGGCGACGGACGAGCAGTACCGGCGGGTGGCCGAGGCGTTCACCGACTCCCGGACTGTTCCGGAGTTGAACGCCGGGCGCGTCCTCTCGGAGTACGGCGAGGTCCACCCCACCCCGCAGTTCATGGAGGTGCTCCGGGAGGAAGGCGTCGAGTTCGTCTTCGGCACCGACGCACACGACCCGAGCGAGATCGAGCCGCGCAAGGAGGAACTGGAGAAGTTCGCCGCGACCCACGGCGTGGAGACGACGAC